accttaaagcacaaatccaaacatatcatctatcttaacacatacttatttatctctattttttttctctatatatttaaaacaccaaaacaaaacatccaaaatacaaatccaaacactataAAGAGGTACCAtcctaaaaaaattctaactcaaattgagtttggtcgaatttaaatgaaattctaattagatttgatcgaacctaaatgaattatatagcAAGTGCAATTGGTATACAATTTAGGAAAAGCGACTAATTATGTGGCAAATGTATCACACTTGctatttgattgatttaatttgaccaaatttaatgacatcattatattcttacatgataaatcaaaataatatttgaacaGTACCTAAGTAAAGAGCATCAAAATTTCACAACATAATGTTCTTTTATGTACATCCAATTCTGAAAAGCTATTTGAgagcaatttttttcctttctttggTGCagtaaaataactttttaactaaatgaataattaaatggaGAGTAGCCAAATTCAGGGAAGCATATCATATTATGTCAACCAACTACCACACAAGCAAATTATAAAGCATGCTCAATTTGGCGTTTCTCcccaaaataattaagagGGAATAATTTCCATTTTTACTGTACTGCTGATATAAGTAGAAACTTACAGACTTATTATTCCTAGTACAATCTTAAAAGTCGAAGTTTGTTATTACTGTCTATCATaaacatctatatatatggtgTGTCCTCTTCCACAAATTTCTTTCCTACAAGTAAATGGGCGGGATACTCTGttcattcttgaaaaaattactcGGATCAACCATGGTTTTCACCCCAACCAACCTATTAAAATTCTCATCGAAGTACTTAAGTCCCCAGATGCTGGCTTGTGCATAACTAGTGTTGCCCACATTATTGACTCCCAAATCAAGATCCCTATAATTGATGTATGCAGCTCTTGGATGCTTGGAAACGTATGGAGTCATGAAACTGTATAATCTTCTGATCCAATTTATATACCTTCTTGATGCTTCCATCCCTGGTTCATCCCAGTATACCAAGTGCTGAATTTTATACAAGTTTCCAGCTCTATGAGGAAATGGAATTGCGGATTCTGGAATTTCATTCATTCTTCCGCCATAAGGGGTGAAGATCAACAGTGCCCTATCTGCTTCGTTTTCGTATAATAATTTCCATATGCCTTTGAACCCGTCCTCTGGAATGGGTTGCTGCACGTAGTCTGATTTCGCCTTGAAGTATAATCTTGTTAGAGGGATTCTGCTTGCAAGGACTTCCGGAGATACTTCGACAGTATATCCCCCGGAGGCGAGGGCCGATTGAATCCAACTCACTTCAGTGCAATCTTGTCTTTTTACACCCAGTTCCGGGAAGCTTCGTCCGAGCAATGCAAGTAGTCTATCGACCCGACCAAGAAAGAGCGAACCGAATGTTGCTACTATAGTTTTCTTTCCAGTTTTACTTGAATTTGCTCTACCTACGCTGAATGAAAGATACATATCTTTAGGAAGATTGGGAGCAATGTACTGCCATCTATGAATGAGTGCGATTGCGTTTTCCTCCAGGGTCCTGTGGACAGAAAATATAGTTACAGTCTCTGGGACAGATACCAAATTCAGCTTCCAAGCAGTTATAACCCCAAAGCTGGCACCTCCACCACCCCTGATGGCCCAGAAAAGGTCCTCACCCATGGACTTCCTGTCAAGAATCCTTCCATTAACATCTATCAAGCGCGCATCGATGATATTATCAGCAGCAAGGCCGTATTTTCTCAACAATGTCCCGTACCCTCCTCCACTAAAATGCCCGCCAACCCCAACAGTGGGACATGTTCCTGCGGGAAATGCCAGGGTTCTACTCTTTTGGCTGATCCTATAATAAAGTTGCCCAATTGTTGCACCAGCTTGAACCCATGCAATTTTTCGCTTGGCGTCAATTGTTATTTCACTCAGGTTTATCAGATCGATGACGACAAATGGGACTGCGGACGCATAAGAGAGTCCCTCGTAGTCATGGCCGCCACTTCTAGTTCTAATCTGCATTCCATTTTCTTTGGAGCACAGAATGGTAGCCTGAACTTGGGATTCGTCCACGGGCGTGACGATAACCAGAGGTCTAGGAGTGGAGGATGATGTGAATCTCAGGTTTCTTATGGAGGATTGGAGGAGGGTTACATATGAAGAGTTATGTTGGGTATACACAACTTTGGAGATTGCAGAGTAGCTATTGGAGTGAAGGGACAAGCATCGGAGAAAAGCATGCACCTGGCCCTGGGAATCAACAGGCCACGAGCAGGAAAGGGCCACAAGAAAAACGAATAGGAAGGAGATTGAAATGCTTGGAATCTCCATTGGGGCCAGTTGGTTTGGTGGAGAAGAAGCACAAAAGCGTCCATTTATATCATGCACGGTGATCAGAAGACATTACGGGTTTTTCAAATCAAAGCTTTCTGTAATGTCAACATCAGGTTTGACAATCTGCTCCCGTTTTGCTTCACGAGGTGGAATTTTTTAGCACATCTAGACTGGTGGAAAATTCTTGAGCGGACtaaatttggtgaaaattAATATCCAAATCAAGTTCAATTACGATGAGATTTGACTTACGATATCACATTCCTATTCAGCAAAAGaaagtataaaaagaaatacaccGCTCCTTCCTTGACAGAAAGTTCAAACGTTGTCATTGTCGCTGTAGTTTTCGTTCtgatcatttaattaatatttttgtactagGCTTCcagtttcttgttttgtttttttattttaaatcaatgcAATAAGTTGAACGAAATCCGAATATCTGCCCTTATACAAGCCTTTATAGCCACTCATACTCATAAAATATCTGCCTCCGGACCAGAAAATGAAGGAAGTAGGCAATATATCTTTGTTTTGTCTTTAATTTAGAATAAGGttaaattgcatatttggtCCTACAAGCAAGTATTGGTGTTCTTTTTAGTCTcattatttactaaaatttgtgtttagtcctaaaacattaaaaaaaattgcaaaaattggTCCTATcaacaatttttcattaatttttaacagaaaattGCAAAGTGTCGTTAGTTATCaactattcatttttttggccTTGCTGCACGTGGGTGATGAAGTGGATGGAAATCTACCGTCAAAATGAGCCTGTAGCTCTCTCTTTTTcgtactttttttatttttgtgttttttcataataatttgtaatgtaagaaaatagtaatatttcaacatgttttttttataataaattaatattgtgatgttgtgaaaaaatgaaagtgcAGAAAATATAGATTGGTgcaaaaaaatagtatatgtgattttcaatattatcCACAAAACAAGCAATATGTTCAATACTCAAATCTCAATTGTATGTTAGGTGATTGTGCTACTGTGTATTTCTTTTTGGCAGTCCTTGTTGCTTTTTGACTCAGGAGGTAGATTTTCTTCTAATTCATCATCCCACATACAGCAAGGccaaaaaaaatgagttaGTTGACAAACTAATTACACATTGTAACTTTTcgttaaaatttaacaaaaaattgctaATGGGACgaactttgaaatttttcttaatgttttgagacaaaaaataaatttctataaattatgGACTAAAAAGGCCATAGATCCTTTATTACGGGatcaaatatacaattaagACTTTAGTTTGTtacaataatgaattttatacttttaataaatacttttgttttgtaaaaattgtaattattatatagtgacaagataaaaattattgtcacttaatacatatttgttgtggtgattttaaaattatcacataatagtttgtcactaatatcattttattttatagtgaaaaatatatctatactaatatatataaaaaaaacaaaagactATCTATACTCACAAACAACAATTAATGATACCGTCAAACCAACTTTCAGATATGGTAATTATACCCCAACTAGATCatctatactaattatttgtacttacacttttttaaattaaaaatgagctCCACGCCATTTTAATACCACTAcaccaattcttttgttgttttgataATACCTtaagttttttccttttttaaaatataatgtattgattatatatttatttttatttataatatattttaaaaatgaaaaactattTACTATGTATATGTAAAGATGGCGGGCCCCACGTctaatatctatatatctaaACCCTTACGGTCCTTTGATAGATTAGCCTACACTTACACAATTTGTCCCTTGTGGCGCTAATTTTGTGTGCAATTTTGCGATACTTCTATTTTCTTCACACAGTACAAAATTGAAGCATACCATAACTAGTTTCTTTTTAGTGGCTAGAAAACCACgtcttcattttattttcaccaACAGAGCAAATTTATTCGTACAATATGACATAGCATTTATTAGTGCTAAAAAACAGACATCAAAATGTCCCTAATTCGCATACAAAGCAGTAAGGACATCAAATTAAAGGAAGCATATACTAGAAGTCTGCAGACCACATCATGTTCCTCGTGAATATAATCTTATATGTCCTCTTTTCCTGTCCATCGTAGGATTAGTGGGGGAATGCTTTGTTCTTCTCTGAAGAAATTTCCTGGATCAACTCTAGTTTTCACTAGGACCAATCGATTGAAATTGTTTACGAAGTACTTTTCGCCCCAAACTCTTGCTGTTTCAATAGTTACCACCCCTTCATTGTTATTCACTCCAATGTCAAGATCTCTGTAACATAAGAAAGCTCCCCGCGGGTTCTTCGTAACATAAGGAGTGACATAATTGTAAAGCTTTCTAACCCAAGCTATGTACTTGTCTTCGTCTTGTGCTTGTTCTGCTTCCCAGTATATCATATGATGCACCATGTAAAGATTACCTGCTCTATGAGGAAATGCAATTGCAGATTCAGGAATTTCGGCCATTTTTCCACCATATGGGGTCAATAAAAACTCTGCCTCCTTGCCGTCTGGTTCATAAAACAATTCCCATACGCCTTCAAACCCGCTTATGGGCATCGGTTCCTGCACATAATCTGATTTTCCTTTGTAGTATCCTACATCAGGCTGATACCTGTCGAGCAAAGGTTCGAGTGAATCAATGGGCAATCCAGTATTATAGAGGATGGCTTGGATCCAACTCATTTCTGTGCAGTCATCTCTTACTAAGCCCAATTCCGGGAACTCTTTTTGCATCAGCGCGAGCAGTCTGTCGACTCCACCAAGGAAAACGGAGTTAAATGAAAGACGAATTGTCATCTTTCCATCAGCGCTGGTGTTTCTTCTAGCGATGACTCTGAGGAATAAGTCTTGATCAATTGTAGGCGCGACGTACTGCCAGCGGTGAATAAGTTGAGTGGCATTTTGCTCCAAATCCCTGAAGATTGTGAAAACAGTGACTGTTTCTGGAACCTCCACCAATCCTACTTTCCATGCAAGAATTACACCAAAACTGGAGCCTCCACCTCCCCTAATGGCCCAGAATAAGTCCTCACCCATCGATTTTCTGTCGAGAATATTGCCATTAACGTCTACTATCCTAGCATCAATAACATGATCTGCAGCCATGCCGTATTTTCTGAGCAATATGCCATAGCCTCCTCCACTGAAGTGCCCACCAACGCCAACAGTTGGGGAAAAGCCCGCTGGAAACGCCAGTCTTGAGCTTTTAATCgcaatattataatataacatGCCAATGGTTGCACCAGCTCCAAGCCATGCAGTTTTCTGCTCAGCATCAACAGTTACTTCACTGAAGTTCAACAAATCAATGATCACAAATGGGACTTCAGATACATAAGACCGTCCCTCAAAGTCATGGCCGCCACTTCGAGTTCTAATTTgcaattgattttgtttggcACAGTAGATGATAGGGGCGATTTGGTCCTCGCACTCGGGAGTTATTATCACTAGTGGTTTTGGGGTGGAAGCTGACATAAATCTTCGGTTTCGGATTGAAAAATCTAGGACTGACTGGAAAGAAGAGTTGATTGGGGTGTAAACAAGGCTAGAAATTGAGGTATAGTTGTCGACTTGGTCCTTGAGACATTCAAGAAAACCGTCGACGCGGTCATCAGCAGAAGCTGCACAAGACCAGGAAaagacaacaaaaagaaagaatatgaGAGTGGAAATGGTTGGAGTGATCTTCATGATTCTGAGATGCTGTAGTTTGTGCTTTGGGAGCACAACGGTGTTCTACTTATAATGCTACTTGAGGAGTGGGGAGTGGGGAGTGGGAAGTGGGAACTGGAGACTGGGCAATTACAAGTCGCCATCTAAGTTTGGCACGTGAATATAGTGCCTTTTGGATTCAAATTCACCATCAATAGTGGACAATTGCCATTTTGCAACCTCTATTAATTATTGTGGTTTTTGTGAAATACaactttaaattatgaatacagCAATTTGCactcttcaattatatatttattggcACCCTCCATTCATTCACCGCAACTTTTCTTATTGGAAAATTATGTCAGTATGAATATGGAAGATTTTTGTGCAAATTTAATTGTCTTCCCTCCAAAATAAATCAACACTGTACAAGACAGGagcaaattcaaaatcaaaacaaaaaagaggaaaaataaaaacataaaaaaaataaatgaattgtcTTCCTCCAAAATAAATCAACACGTGATATTGAGTGTTTTTCCCTCAATTTATGATCTTTATACCATCTCTATTTCTATTACTTTGGCCATCTATTCTAACTGTATGGGTATGATCTATCATCTAAGGTTCTACACCCtttgttattatttacttCATTCTTTTCTATAACTATGTTTCTACACCATCTCATGcaaattttcaaaccaaaaATGTCAtcatatttgtaaataaaatttgtatgaCATATATGGACATGACTGACTTCAAAACtataaattccaaaaaaatttgcaCAACTATCTTTGATTATTGACTACAAGTAAAAATATCGCCACAAAAAGCCAACGGCCATGCGACAATTTGCTCGTTGCAAGTCATgtgcttatttattttgaaggGAAGGctattaaattgataaaaaaaaaatctttaaattcatgttgatataattttgaacAAGAAAAGTCTCccaaaatgaataaaagggtacaatattgttaataaatatataattaaagggtgcaaaatattatacttaaaatGGTAAAATGTGTTGTGCCAAATCGTTTCAATTTGAGAATGCAAAATGCCAATTACCCATCAATAATTGCAGTACACCTCGGGAGTTCCATTTGGATATAGGGACCATCATTTATTGTAGCACGTTCATATTAATTGACATAGCTGCACCACGTCAAACGCGTATTTACTTTGAAATTTGTTCTTTACCCCcccaacaaaaatttcaagctgtcagaattgatttttatatctGTTTTCGCGTGGATGTATAATGTGTGGATGTGTCTGAAGATGCCGTACTGGATAAGCCTTTAAGTTTCTTTCGTGAAAGTCGTAAAATAAACCTACATATCAAggttaatttgattattaacttaaattaaaataaaaaattgattagattattttaaaatccgTATTAGATTAATAATTGAGGTtagttcaatatttattttgtgttattgAAGTTTAGTATTAAACTCCAATTCCTCACTATTCATGTTGTTTGTATGATAATACATTAAGAGGTTTGTTGAGGTAGGTTTCGCCAATCATTCATATTGGAAATTCTTGACCTAACTCCaatactctatttttttttaaaaaaaatccaatttacttatttaacaTGTACTATGTATACATATTACTAATTTGTACTATGTATACATATCCCATAAccagatcttttcttttttaaagttCAATTACAGTTGTTGCACGCGGTTTTcgtaagtatataaaaaagaattatagtttgagataaaaaaaaaattgtgaaaagatATAAACGTAGtataagaagaaataaatgtaCTGTAGGGTacgacacaaaaaaaaaaaaaaatacactgTAATTgtggatttattaaaaatacaaaagtttGTGAGTAAAAAAAGACACAAAGAAGGTGAGAAGAAAACATAGAGTAGTGGattgagagaaagaaaagaaaaatataattatcatattataaaaaaatattgaaattactattatgACCAATTTTTATAACTGAATAAATGAACCagagggtaaatatagatatttaaaagtccgtacaataaaagaattttcttttacaatatAGATAGATTGACAGATATCTACATATAATCAATTGTTCAAAAgacttttacaaaaaaattataaaaactttaGTATAAAACTTAGGATTAATTGGGCCTTTAGGCTACAAGTAAGGTGCGATTAATGATTGCGTCGGACATTAATGTACTCTCCACTCCCCCGTTGACTTTAATTATGCATCAAGTAAATCCTTTTATtgtattctttaatttatatcatttcattttttaaaaaaaaaaggcacaataaattcaattaattttagtaaccATGCTAttataacttatttaattttctcaatccACTATTTTATGTTGCTTTTTCCTcacaaatttatgttttttctctCTTAACATTCTCAtcaataaataagtataaaatagaattaaaatagttTCCACCACCGTGAATAATTTGGAATTATATCTTCAtgccaaatatataatttttagtatttttgcTCGTATGCGAGTTGTGATTAATAATACCAATTTATAAAGCAAATCaaacattagtattattttgtttgtgcAAATCATAACAATAACATTTTATCGTATAAGACCAGTAGaaccaatatataaaaaaagaacattaaGCTCAAGAATCTAATAAACAGATTGCAGAAACCACATTAAGTACCATCAATAATTCTGCAAGAGACCCAAAAAAAACTATCGAATTCcagtaaaaaagaataatataagaatccacacaataaaaaaaaaaaaaatcaactgcTTAAGAAAAGAGTTCTTAAATTCAAAGAACTCATTGTTTGAaacaacttttttaataatttccaAGAAGCCATAAATCCACAGCAGATTATTAATttctcacaaaaaaaaaaaaaaagaacccgCATACTAATCTCAATAATTCAACTANNNNNNNNNNNNNNNNNNNNNNNNNNNNNNNNNGGTAGAGagtgataaataaatagtatttagTAACtgctcaaatttttttttaagttcaatAATTACCCGTACCATTTCTCCCAATATCATTCATAATCGAACCATGCATGCATGACTTCTCAGATCTTATAAACCACAATAATCAAAGTATATATGATTTCAAGAGAAATTAATAGAAAGGGTAAGTACAACCAATATACGAACACGGagaaaccaacaaaaataaaatttaacactcatagtaatttgatattgaaattaGAGCAATATAGGTATGTCATGAGCAACAGATAAAATCAACTGGTAACAATCTTTTCGCCTTTGTTCACttgcaatataaattaatgatcgTTCATTTGCATTCTCTGCTTCGTCTACTGCCTTCAATGCTATGTTTGGTATATGAAGCGATATTGAAAGGAGagaagaatgaaaatttgtgaaaaagaagaaagtgaaaaaagaaaCGTTAAAAAGGGATGTGAGAGAGAAGTATGGGGTATTGGTTGAGTGATATGGAATAGTGGTTGAGAGATAAAACCTTTCTTGAACGGATCATATCGGAGAACAATCTACATTTCGCCTTCAATTCTGATATGatgtaaaattgaattttgatattaagTCATCACCAATATTatgtattacatatatatatattgtactcACTCAAAAAAATACGccaatacaaattaattatcacCAGTGGAAAggattttacataaaatttcaataataagaattttgttgagtgataaatatatgataagtaaaaaaattaaaaacaaactatcagatttaaaaaaaaaaaaaaaaagcaataaataCGATGGCAtgtataaaatacaaaagaaaaagtaataaatgcCAAACATAAAGCAATGGAGTTAGGTGGGCATCGACCGATCCGTGATTCGTGAACAAGATGATATCTGAATTATTACAATCAGGTGGGGGCCGGGCAGAGACGTGTCTGTTATTTTTCAGAGGATGAGTTATCATATCCTGAAAGAGAGACATCATCCCGTCTCAAAACACCCACATCcctaaattacaacaaattctCTTCACgtttcttataattatatatattcttttattatttaaaaattatcaatactcttttaattttatttttaatatttttttaattttaacaatcgTCTAACATTTAATCTAGTTTGTTAgttttcatttagtttttttaatgaactaattaaaatgttattgtgtactaagaataataatttttattattttttattttttatttttaaaattttgatggcACGGACGTAGttcgaatgacaaaatataatttatcctaattttaaatatatatattaattaaataaataaaaatacttaaaaatataagaaagtcatgaaaatttattagaacAAAATAGAGAAGATAAAGAAATGTGGATtctattttggtttttttttttttttatttaaaaaaaagtagagaatgtgaaagtaaaaaatagagagtcgaggagagaaagaaaaagagagaaaaatggaggttaataaaacaattaaaataaattgacaggtcaaataattaaaaatatagatatcaTGTGGGATGGgtgttagtgaaatataggATTCCATGTGATAGGTTGGagtgaatataaataaatattttagtgaTATAGATATCAACTGGTCAATAACTCTCAACCACCCCACCACCATCAAATCTTAGTTTCACTATGACTAAATTTATGTTggtttttgattttgtaattttatattttattccaCTTATCTAAATTTTGGATAGGACATCacattttatatgaatattaaaataatttttaggttcagaaaataacaattaaaaaggaaatagaGAAACCTACCCCTACCCCTACCCCTACCCCTACCCCACaccaaatttgtaaaataaaacgCAATGAGCTATAATCAAGATTCCATCCAAAATATGGACACACCtgtttcaaattctttttaactaattattttaatagtttttttatactttaaaattattgtttttattcttctacttatatatttttaatttattaatactctttctttatttttttaaaacttattatcatctaaatttattactgtaagtttgtttcgtcattatttaaattcataatttttgaatttattattaaatacgAGTATGGGTATCTTTACATCATGCAGaacaaacactcaaaatatattgtatgtataaattatcTTCAAACTTAGAAGgaataataactatattttttggtaTCACACTTATTAATTTGAACCAATTTGGTCAAACAATTCATCTTTACACACTACAAGAAACTATGATattactacaaaaatatatatttttttgtttgttttcattcaaAGTAACGACTtcccaaattttattttatttttttatacaaagtATGGAAGTCATTACTTCAAGTAAcgagtttttatattttttaattagtattaatatttaattatcaattaatttaaaattttactaatattatgtGTAAAGAATTGACATAATcatattgtataattttatttgaaatgacgacaccaatcaatttttttaaatttttttgccaATATTGTGTACGAAGAATTggcaacaattatattataagtctttatttgaaataactataccaactacttttttttttttttactattataatgtacatttttttatatatataaaaaatcatgtttaattattattgaataataaatttgataaacccaccaaattaaatattgatcatCATTGGAAATTTATTTCCtcttctaattaattataattgaaggaatttataagttatttaaaGGGTAAAGTATGCTTTGTCCGCTTAAACTatttttgatgtaatatttacttctctaaattaataaatataacacttatcccttagttgaagaaaaatgCCCTTCACATCtgaaacaattatattattctcaatatattttagtattttgcatattactttattatcaaattattttttaattaatttttttattaatattttaagaatttaaagtGTGCGTTTCGAGAATATAACTAAAAAGGTTCGGTTcggttttcttttaaataatatatataaataattttggtatttttttaattttatccaaaaattcatgtaccaaaatatcaaaacttaaa
This genomic window from Sesamum indicum cultivar Zhongzhi No. 13 linkage group LG12, S_indicum_v1.0, whole genome shotgun sequence contains:
- the LOC105175808 gene encoding tetrahydrocannabinolic acid synthase-like, whose product is MEIPSISISFLFVFLVALSCSWPVDSQGQVHAFLRCLSLHSNSYSAISKVVYTQHNSSYVTLLQSSIRNLRFTSSSTPRPLVIVTPVDESQVQATILCSKENGMQIRTRSGGHDYEGLSYASAVPFVVIDLINLSEITIDAKRKIAWVQAGATIGQLYYRISQKSRTLAFPAGTCPTVGVGGHFSGGGYGTLLRKYGLAADNIIDARLIDVNGRILDRKSMGEDLFWAIRGGGGASFGVITAWKLNLVSVPETVTIFSVHRTLEENAIALIHRWQYIAPNLPKDMYLSFSVGRANSSKTGKKTIVATFGSLFLGRVDRLLALLGRSFPELGVKRQDCTEVSWIQSALASGGYTVEVSPEVLASRIPLTRLYFKAKSDYVQQPIPEDGFKGIWKLLYENEADRALLIFTPYGGRMNEIPESAIPFPHRAGNLYKIQHLVYWDEPGMEASRRYINWIRRLYSFMTPYVSKHPRAAYINYRDLDLGVNNVGNTSYAQASIWGLKYFDENFNRLVGVKTMVDPSNFFKNEQSIPPIYL
- the LOC105175809 gene encoding berberine bridge enzyme-like 18: MKITPTISTLIFFLFVVFSWSCAASADDRVDGFLECLKDQVDNYTSISSLVYTPINSSFQSVLDFSIRNRRFMSASTPKPLVIITPECEDQIAPIIYCAKQNQLQIRTRSGGHDFEGRSYVSEVPFVIIDLLNFSEVTVDAEQKTAWLGAGATIGMLYYNIAIKSSRLAFPAGFSPTVGVGGHFSGGGYGILLRKYGMAADHVIDARIVDVNGNILDRKSMGEDLFWAIRGGGGSSFGVILAWKVGLVEVPETVTVFTIFRDLEQNATQLIHRWQYVAPTIDQDLFLRVIARRNTSADGKMTIRLSFNSVFLGGVDRLLALMQKEFPELGLVRDDCTEMSWIQAILYNTGLPIDSLEPLLDRYQPDVGYYKGKSDYVQEPMPISGFEGVWELFYEPDGKEAEFLLTPYGGKMAEIPESAIAFPHRAGNLYMVHHMIYWEAEQAQDEDKYIAWVRKLYNYVTPYVTKNPRGAFLCYRDLDIGVNNNEGVVTIETARVWGEKYFVNNFNRLVLVKTRVDPGNFFREEQSIPPLILRWTGKEDI